One Pelodiscus sinensis isolate JC-2024 chromosome 9, ASM4963464v1, whole genome shotgun sequence genomic window, AAAAAGTAGTATTCAAAGCCTGCAGGGTTACTGTCATCATCAGGCTCATTTATGAAAACTAAGGGCCATGTGCTTAGCTGATTCAAAAGCAATGTAGCTCCAATGAAGTCATCTGAGTGTCTGGCTCAACATCCTCAGATGCATACAAAACACAAGTGGCCAAACTTTTCTGCTGGTCTCTGCAATTATACCTTCAGTTTTAATGTTCATTTTGTTGAATGCGCAGTACTTGACTATACATGCACTTGAATGCATAtgtctacaggttgaacctccctggtccagcacccttgggacctgcctagtcctgaaccagggaatttgccagaccaggggaggtcatgcCAGCTCCTCCACTCCTGGCTGCCAGGTCATCagctcctccctttcaccaggggcaccagagctcCCCTATACTGGCCAGCTGGCCATAATTCCCTTCTACTGCCCTGACCAAATGGCtgggcctcccttcccctccaccgGCTAGCCAGGGCTCTTCTCCACTTCACTGGCAGGCCAGTTAGGACTCCCCTCCAAATGGCTGGCCTTCCAAGGCTCTGCTTCTGgctgctcccccctgctgcccgcTTCCAGGGTGCTAGGGCTCCACTGTCAGCACCTAGAGAGCCCACTGGGCCTCTGCTCCGCCATCCTGCTAGGCTCTGCTTTTCTCTGTTCTGCAACACTCCTTGCCCCAGTCTGCTGGTTTTTTCAATGAAGGCTACAGCCATGGCTGTTTTCCCTTAAAAATTATGTTGAAAACATAAAGCACAAATAATTTTCATTTGCAAAATTGTTGTTAATGAAGTTTCTCCAAATTAGAGTAATTTTTAATATGCCACTGGATGGCGTGATAATTTCTCAAGCCCTGAAAACAGACCCCTGAATCAACTCTAACTTTCATAATTTGTTGTCTAATAGAGATGTAAAATGGGagaggcttactggttccagttcactggtagggactggagcagctccccacctgccccaaacatggggctgctgcagccccatgggGCCCACTGGAGCAGCCGTTGTCTGTGTCATGCCTGGCCAggcccctgcatcctcctcccatCACAGGTTACACCCTGGCTCCTTGGGAGGCTGTTGGGCCCACTCCTGGAgacagggccagtcctaaccaattggtggccccAGGCGAGTGCCCGGCtcactgtagggttgccagatagttttaaaaaaaataccggagaAAGAATCGTcaagcaaaacaacaacaacaacaaaaaaccaccagggaaaatttgttgagcaagggggaaaaaaagggtcggggagtaaccagggaaatctggggggAGGATTCGGGAGCTCAAGCTGAAATGCGATCGCGGCCctcccctaagaccggctctgtcggcGGCCCATTGAAAATGGCGGCCCTGGGCAGCCGCTCAGCTCACTcacccctaagaccagctctacCTGGAGAGAATGGGAGATGGCTTCACTGCAGcaaggaggctttgctgtgggcagTATAAAGTGCGTGTAACCACTATGACTTTTAGCAGTAACACGGTTACATcattaaacacatttttacatccctattgtctcCACCTTGGATGGTGACATCAGACAAGGTTTACGTTAGGAACTTTTGCTGCTAGGTAAGGATGGCTGGGAAGAGTATgtctttattttattgtattgtattgttacTAATATAAGTCTGCACTTGGAGCGCTTCCCACTAGAGCTATATCTGTATAGTTCTTCTGGAAAACCTTTTCTGGTGTAGACCTGTCCTGAGTAAGCTCCATTTTCTTATTCTTTTGCATTAGTACAAATATATGTTCTCTTGCTTTTCCAGTCCCCAAAGCGCGCTCAAATCCAATTGATACTCCTTTTTTGCACTGATAttttaaatcttgttttaaaaaatgctgaaaacATTTCTACTTGATTTTAAGGTTTGTACTtttcacctctcccacctccacctcacaAAAACACTTTAAAACCAATTACATTTATAATATCGATTTGTGCCTGTAAGAACTTGTAATTGATGAAATGTTGTATTTCTGAAGTCCATCTAAAAATATTAGGGATCATTAATAGTAGCTGATCTTGCTTGCTTTGAAGTCATGGGAATTTTGCCCTGAACTTTAGCAGGAGTGGGCTTAACAGTATGGCCATTTTAATGTTATGTCTTTATCACTTTTGTCTTTATTTCTAGCTTATGGAAAATGCAGTGTATACTTTTGAACAACTTCTCTCTCTGAGCAGCCAAGGAGATATAGTGAAAATGCCAGCTGCCATTGAAAAAGTCAAACTGCGAGTACTAAAGGTAAAAACTTTTAACTGTACCAGAATATTAAGGGATCTTCTTACGTGTCTTTTTGTAATAAATTGAAGTCATTTTTGcatatattattttaataatgaGAAGACATGGGTTTTGTACTATCTAATGGGAAATATTTTGATGCATCTACTTGTTTTCAGTAACTGGCCAGATTCTTAACTGCCTTGTACCTTTTCTGTCCCTTTGCAAAAAAGGTATAAAATGCTATCTCTGGCATCAGTGACTAGAGAATGCTAATTTGTTAGCTTTTAGCAGAAGTTGAAATGTCTACTTCAGGTGCTATGCAGTGGAGAACTAAGTCCTACTTATATGATACAATGACGTCAAATAGTAACACTGTTTTTCCTACTCCTATACTCAGGTCATTGGACCATGCTTTTCTGTAGTCTCATCGTATGCAAGTACCTATGAACAAATCATATGTATAAAATTTGGCCCAAATTGGAACATGTTTTGAAGTTCAAAAGACTTTggctaatatttaaaaatatttatggtacacttcatttgcatgcaaCACTTTTAGGGACTgatcctcagttggtgtaaattttccattgacttcagtatagCTATGACAATTTTTACCCAATGAGGATCTGCTCCCTAAATTCTAACTTGCCCCAGAAGTGGAAATGCTGAAGTACTATGAGAGAGGCAGTTCTCATGGTGTTTCTAGCTCAGagagaaacagaagtaccagaaATCTCACATAAGAACCTGTTCTTACAAGATTTTTACAGAGATTAATGAAATTAAATGAACATTCAAATTTGTAAGTGCTCATATGAATTCTTATAGGTTTTAAAGCCAATAGGGACTATCATGAtcgtctagtctgacctcttacACATCACAGGCAACAGAACTTGACCCAGCCTTCTTTAATAGGCCCATGGCCTGGGACCAAATTGCTGAAGTCCTCAACCATTGATTTTTAAGACACCAATCCATATTATTTGGGTTGCCCATGAGCAGGAACAGGCCAATGGGCACAAACTACTTGTATGGATGATTAAGTGTTCTAACTGCGTTTTGTTATTTTAACAGCAATATGATTATGACAGCAGCACTATACGGAAGAAAATATTTCAGGAAGCATTGGTACAGATCACATTGCCCACAATGCAGAAGACGTTGGCTTCAGCTTGCAAACCAGTAAGTAACTTTATGGCTCcacactgggaaaaaaaatgaaagggaaGGCAGAATTAACACTTTGATAGCTATATACTAGGCCACCTAATGCAAATTAGCCACAGATGGTTATCTTAAGTAGCTGGTCATATGGCCAAAATGATCTTGAGGGTGATCAGTTTGGTGTATTGGTGGTGGTGAAAGGATAAAAGATGTGGCTCTGATTTGGGGTGGAGAGAGAATTCAAATAAATAAGTTAGCTTCTGAAATCTTTTGGCAGTCTGTCACCGGGTGGGGTCGTGGTCAGACGCCCCGACCCGCTGATATTCAGAGCTGCGCCGGTCACCGCCTGGTTCAGTGCCTCccaggcggagtggggggtccgggcccaccctctctccggaccccgacccagggccctaacactgaGAGTGTGACTCTCAGTGGTAACAGGGGGGTTATTaaccccaaacacacctgctcccgggttccACGGCCCGCCCTGGGTCCTATTCCACTCCGCCAGCCATTGGCCGCGACAGTTACCCTCCAGTCCCAGTGGTGTCCTTGCCTTCCGCGTCTCCCCCTTGTCCGGGCCTCTCATTCACCTCCGCCTTGTCCTTGCCACCGGGTtcctccggctccggctccggccaCCCCCCTCTGGCCGCTCCGGCTCCCTTTGTACCCCGCTCACTCTCTGTcccgcacttccgggttccccccttcccctctggcaTCGCGCCCGTGACGTCATCAACGGCGCGCCCGGGCGCCCCGTGATGACGTGCCGCTTCCTCATCGTTCAGGCGTCCCTGGGCCGGACAGCCCGTAGCGTTCGTTTCCCTGCCGCCGGCCGTTTCTGGTGGCGCTGGcgagtggcggggttgctccaccccatcacacagtCCTATGCAAATCCCAGTCACTGCTCTTCTGTGTAATGGGGGTAATGGGAATTATTCCAGGTGGTAATGACTAAGGCTAAAATTAAGTCTGTGACTTCCATGACATTTTTCATTTCATCCCTggagtggcagggctggagctgtcacAGCTGGCAGGGAAGAACCCCCGAGTTCCAAGACACCACATGCAGTGCGGAGACTCTGGATCTCTGAGTTGCTGCAGGTGTCAGGGGAATTCAGAGCTCCAAGCCACCGGCCCTAAAGCTGTGAGCCACTCTGAGCTCTCAGAAACTGACTgggcacctggctcacccccgaaCTCACAGCTATTTTTGATGTTAGAGGAACCTTAGTGCTTCCAGCTGTTATTGTGGTGGGTTCTGGACCCCACCCCTTTTCCTGCAGCAGGGCTCGGCTCAGCCTTTGTGAATTTTTTGTTGTTGCCCTTGACCCATCTATAACTTTCACTAAATATAACTGAGACAAAATCTTAACCTTAGTGATTACTCAGTTGCTACCTAGCTGGATTGTATATGAACCACTAAGCTACACATGCTGTACCCCAGTCACAAATGCCTGAGTACCCTGTACCCTGATGGGGTTGATGAATTTGCCTCAGAGGACAGGTATAGACTTAGTCACTTTCTCACCTGCTGCATTATTTAGAATGTAAgagttcacagaatcatagaacactagaactggaagggacctcgagaggtcatcgacttCAGTCCCCTGGATGGATACATTATTTTTTTAGCATGCTTAAGGCAATGAGGTATAAAGAATACTGGTAAATGGGAAGCATGCTGTGAACATATGCAGCTCATTTAGCAGTTGTTGTGAAAAGATCTCTCACATAGGAGCAGACAGGGTTCTTTTCTGGGCTGATTAAACCTTGAGGATTCCAGAGAGTCACATTTTTATACGTTTATTCTTTCTTTGTGTCTCTGCACAGGAGTTGCAGAAATATGAACAGTACGTCTTTGCTGATTACACCAGAGTGGTACAAGTAGAGAATGTTTATGAAGCCATTTTATTTCAGACATTGCTTGATGAAACTCTAAAAGGTAGGAATGCTTCTGAGATGATAGTAACATTGTTTAGAATGTGAGTCTGTGAGGTTTTATTTCAGAACCAGTGATAGATTTGAGCTGCCTTATTCAGGTCCAGGTCCCAATTTTCTCAGAGACAGGAAGTGTGAAGAGTTTACAAGTTTTGATTCACCCCATTAAAGAGATGGGGCAAGCCATGAAGTTTGGATTCAGGTCTGAGCTTCCCGAAAGCTTGGGATATTGAGATTCACAGTGTGGTTCAAGCCATGAAAATCGTATTATCTCCAGTATACCTTGGTTCCCCTGGGCCAAGAAGCAAAGTTTTTCTCAAAGCCCTGAATTTTCAAAGAATTGATTACATCTAATGGCAGTCAGACTGAATTTCTCAGAATATTGCCAAAATATAATTGTCAATAGATCACTGGTATTAAGAAGAGCTGTCTCTACACATCTGTTTGTGTGGGCATCGGAGAATGAAAAAGTTCTTCATAATATTCACAGGTTACAATAGGGATATTGCTGTCTTCCACAAATTCTAACTTGTTTTCTGGCCCAGAATTGAGGTTTTGCCATTAAAATAGAATACAAATAGAAATGTTTGATATTCAATTAAAATAATCCTCTAGTTCTAGATTTAAATGTCCTCCCATAGTGTTTTAAACCcagacacagtggctacgtctagactggcatgattttccgcaaatgcttttagcggaaaagttttccgttaaaagcatttgtggaaaagagtgtctagattggcacggaagcttttccgcaaaagcactttttgcggaaaagcgtccatgccaatctagacacgcttttgcgcaaaaaagccccaatcgccatttttgcgatcggggcttttttgcgcaaaacaaatctgagctgtctacactggcccttttgcgcaaaagctttgcgcaaaaggacttttgcccgaatgggagcagcatagtatttccgcaagaagcactgatttcagacagtaagaagtcagtgttcttgcggaaattcaagcggctagtgtagacagctggcaagtttttctgaaaaagcaactgattttgcggaaaaacttgccagtctagacgcagcgttAGTAGTCTGTTAGTGTACGGGACATGGAAAGTGTGATTTATTATTAATGTTCCATTGCCCAAGCTGAGTGAAATGAAAAAAGCACAAATAATTAAAATTTGGTCTTATTTATATTATTataaattatcaataataattattattattttattattattattattaataaaagcaATAAAGGAATATTTTTATTCTGAGTGTTCTTAAGTGTCAGTTTTTTCAGATCTATTTGACTGATCTTTTTGCCCTACTTAGTAATAAAAGAAGCTGCCATTCTGAAGAAACACAACCTCTTTGAGGACAACGCAAACTTGCCATGCGAAAGTGTGTCCAGTTTAACTGACTTGAAGACGCCTTCAGGATCAGCACACGCCAGTCCTGCTAAGACACTGTCCATCACGTTAACAGAAACATCAAATACCGAAATTCAAAGTAATGAACTGCTTGTTGTGTCAGAAAAAATAACCCAGGAGACATGTCATGATGCTAGAAAGCCATCAGACAATGAAGAAGTAGTGTCTGTCAATGTATCTAGCAGTCTTACACTTAGCAGTAAGAAAGTGATCATTACAGACATCCCTGACAAACTGGAGTCTTGTCCTTTTACTCTTAAGGAAGAAAAGCCTGCGGAAATGAAAACTTCCCAGAATGAAAGTGTAGTGGAGACAGGGTTTAGAGAGAACACAAGCAACGGAAGTAAGATACAAGAAgaggctgtggaggaaaagacaACTTCCCAGAATGAAAATGTGGTGGAGTCAGAGTTTGGAGGGAacactgaaaaagaaaataaggTACAAGAAGAGGAGAGACATCTTACAGCCCCTGACACTGTGAATGAGATCAGAAGCTTGCTGACGGTGACAGTTGAATTACCAGCAGTTGCTCCATCTGAGAACAAAAAGGAAGTGGTAAATGAATGTGAAATTTTGAAGTGGCAGGAACATAGGGAAGAGAGTGATGAAAGCAGCAGAACTAATGCAGAAACAGGCCAAAAAGACCAGGTAATGAATAAAGAAGTGGAACATTCTGAGCTCAGAATGGAGCAGCCATCCCCATCCAGTTTTGGTACAGATGATACGAATGTAATGATCATTTCAGAAGGAGGCAACCATGTAACTCAAGCAGAATGTTTGGAGATACCTGAAAAAGGGGATGTGCCTCAAGAGGCAAAGGCAGAAATGGAGACCAACCAAAGTGTCTGGTATACTGTTCTGGAAAGCTGTGAAGCTATTAATGACGAATCGCAACCAGAAGTACCCACTGAAAGCATAGTTGGAGAGAGAAGATCTGATCTGGAGGAAGCAGGTGATGGTCACATTCATGCTGTCCCAGTGGAAACAGATGCTGAGAGCTTTCTTGGGTGTTCTCCTGAAAGTCCTGATGCAACAGAAGTACCCATTTTGAGTACTGAAAATGTAAGAATAGAAACGACTGATGATTTTCAGGTTTCACTAGTGCTAGAGGAAGATAAGCTTAGCCCAGCTGAGGTTACAGTGGATATTAAATCTGAAAGCTTTACCGTTACTGCAAGTGAAGAGTGTCAGCCTGCAGGTGCATCTTCTCAAAGTGCTAAAATCACAAGCTCAGTAGGAAGTGAAACTATCACACCAGAAAACAGTGAGGAGAGTTGTACAGTGCAACCCTCTGAAGAGTAAAAAAGTATTGGTCAGAAATATACACACCAATCCTGCAGCTCTTTCTCAATCCGGCAGTCCTCTTGAAATCAGGAATATTCACATGGGGAAAAGGCTGCAAGAATGAGCCCATCTGCAGCATTGCCAACCCTTGCATTTTCATCATTAAATTTAGAGTACTTGGAGGGTTTTGTTACAGGCCCAGCTGCTGGATTCtcaactttcatttttaaaaatgtcaatttcCAGCCCTCATTGTGGAAAAAGCTTAATGACATGATCCCCCAAATGCTTGAACACCTCAATGCACATGAAAAGAaccaaaatatattatttttatatctcACTGATTTTAAGACAACCTTATGATTTTGGGGGACTgactcatatttttttaaatgcttgagATTGGCAATATTACATCAGGTCTTAGCTTAAATTACTCAATCAAAATGTTTTTAGGATCTGCATAGAGTGTTTTATAAGGAAAACATTTCAGTCTCTCAAGTAGTGTAGTTACTAATTAGTAGGTTGTTCAGCAGCCACCTTGCATGTCAGCTTTGAGCTTTGTGTGCTGATTAAAATAATTAAGTAATCAAAGTTTTGACAGATATTAAGACAATGAAGTGTTCTGATTTTTCTGCAATATTTAATACTGGGAAAACACTGGGAGCAGGTTTCTCAATCCCACTCTGCACTTCTAGGTTACATAGCCTTTCAGAGCACTTTACAGCTATTTCCttcttttttaatatttacaATAAAACCAGCTAGCCTAATTATGCAGCACCAATCTGCCGCACTTGCTAGCGTACATTCACCCACAATCCAAAATACAAGAGTTCTGTACTGTAGTCCTGCAACAaacactcccactgacttcagtaagagTTACACGCATGAAAAATGTTGCAGGAATGGATAAGACTATTTCACCAAATCTCCAAAACATGGGAAATCAGAATGAAGTATGTATGTATGAAGCATCAGAATAAAATGTCTCATACCATAATCATACCATTTACTCTCCAATTTTCTGATGCAATGGAAGGGAAAGTAGCTAAAGAACAAGTTGGTTGTCTTAGGTTTTGTAAGAAAAACTGATCATATTTCAAAAGTAACTTCAAAAGTTGGGAATACTTTATCATGTACAAGATTAATACCACCACACCAAATTGTGGTCCATATACAAACTGCATGTATATTTTGCACGTACAGATTAGAGATTTTGGTCACAGAAATTCTTAGAAGTGAAAAATGGAGTTTTAGGAAATTGAACATTGAACTGTATCTGCAATGTTAGAGGTTGGTTTGAGACACCTTAAACGTTTGGCCCAGGGAATAAGTACAATTCAGTATAAATAAGGGTTGCAAACTAGGACCCATAAAGAATAATATTGGAAAGTAATGTCCTTTTCAAGTGTTAACAAAGATCTGACAGCATAACCTCAGTCTTGTTTAACTATAGGAAATTTTGTAAGGACCACAGTGAGAGACAATCCAAGTATTATACAGCACTTCCAGGGAAGATACACTATCTGAACAGACAATCTTATGTTCAGATATGCCATGTTATTGGTTAACTTGATCAAGCAGAAGCTTCATATATCATAATTGTAGGAATATagtcaaaaacatttttttgtggGACTGGTCATGAATTTGTTTTTGATACAGAAATATTCATATTAGAGTCTCACACAACCAATTGCCAACTAACAGTCTTATGGATAATTCCAGATTTCATATTAGTACTAAAAATTAAGGAGTGATTTCTACCATGCATGAAAATTAATCAGAGCATGTCTCCTGTAACCATCTCTTTGGTGGTAGGATATATTTCCAGTATGGAATTCTGTGTGGCTGAAGAATAGCAGGATAACAACAACTATAGCCTACATACAGGACTGCATTTTACCACTAAAGCTATTTagaaatgaaattattttgagGTACTTTCTACatgtgcagaaaaaaaaagaaaagaagagaattTAGCATAAATGTTCTCCTCCAAAGTAATATTTAATCATTCACATTACAGGCTTAGATTTGGGGCAATACTTCTCTGTGCATATTTAATAATTTGAGGGTTGactataagggtgcatctacactgttcctggagctcgaaataagctttgcaatttgagctacacacactggcacccttttccggaaatacttaaaacggaacagttttccgttataagtatttctggaaaaagtgcgtctacattggcaggatgcttttccggaaaagcactttttccggaaaagcgtccgtggccaatgtagacgcgcttttccgcaaaaaagccccgatcgtcattttcgcgatcagggcttttttgcggaaaagactattgtgctgtctacactggcacttttccggaacagtttttctggaaaaggacttttgcccgaacgggagcagcatagtttttccggaaaaacactgacaattttacagtagatcgtcattgcttttccggaaaagcaagcggccagtgtagacagctggcaagttattccggaaaagcggctgcttttccggaataagtggcccagtgtagacacagctctagtgtagcttattttgagtcaattttgaaatagcttacttcgaaatttggtgttgtctacacagcacttatttcaaaataaatcactattctaaaacgtcccttactccttgtggaatgaggttacagggacatcagagttgctagcctgttatattttgaaataatgggcacgctcaaaagatgaggaatagctatttcataTATCCacctctggtattccaaaatagcgctgcagtgtagacattgcctaaaTGTGTAGTGTGGGGTTTTTGTAAGTAGAATGGGCAAGATTGAGAAGATTAATCTTAGTATCTTTTATTCTACAGTTTTGAATTCAAGTTATTCATATTAGTAGgtgtgtgttttgtgtttttatttacatttttctttgtttcccttGTACTAAGATTAAGGATAAACAAGTGCATACCCCCGCCTCTATAGAGTCTTGGAAGGTtacatgtttttgttttattctgaGTTGAATGAACATGGTGTCAAGCATCAATTCTCTTGTAATTCCTTCATTGCAAGATTGCTTTGGATCTTTGATCAACAGAAATCATTCATTGATGAATTATAACTATTTTTGTAATTTTCCAGCAATATTATCCAGATTGAATTTCCTCAAAGTACTGATCATAAGACTTATTCCTTTACCTCATGATTTGGGGATGTAAGAATTAATTGTTTAAGAGttctaaagtgctttgaagaGGAAAAGAGCTATTTACATATTGAgtgctgttgttgttgttattgttgttattattattattattattttattattatatttcaATTGGCTACCAGCTTGAGTAGACAAAACAAGAAACACATAACTTGCTTATAACTTTGTAACTTGGTAAAAAtgcttataaataaataaaatatggtCATCCCTTTCATTGCTGGATCTCAGAGGTGGGTTTTGAAAGTGAATTTGATACATGTGTGAGACATATCAGATGCACTTTACTTCAGATCTCATTCCTGCTGGTTCATATTTTTATCAGATGAGTCACTAGAAAACCATCTCAGGTCATTGCGAGCTGTAGACCTGAACTCTGATTCTCCTGCATGGTGGCGATAAATGTGATGCTACCTCTAGAAGAGGTATTGTCTGTTAGGCTTAAATAAGTTTCCTAAGAGCTGAGATTCTAAATTCATTTTCACTTTTCATAAGCCCTGGATGTGAGTCCATGTACTTTAACTCTGGAGGggataaaagagaaaaaatgtccATTGTAGCACTGTGGTTTTAGTGTTTAAATTAGAACAGAAAAGCTGGAACAAATATCATCGCTGGGAGATGACCTTTCTTCTCCAggctgtttacagccattcaaatgattattttaaaatccattgGTAAAAGCAAAAAGCTACCGTCtcatagaaaaatattttttgtaccattttttaattaaaaaaattgtaattagAAACAATTCAGACTCTAAGTCATACTTTCAGTTCCTTTCCCTTGTTTTTTGCTATTCAGGATATTTGAAGTAACAAGACTTTTCCATTTAAAGTCACAAATCAGGTGACATTTATAAGTGTTTCCatagttctgtgtttgtacaatgcctattTCAGTGGGGTTTTGACCTGCaactagggcagtggttttcaaacgacGGGTCGTGACCCAATACtgggtcgtggaatgtcaggcactgggtctccttgctgcagggtgatcaggtgatcAGTGGGAGTGGCAAGGTGGCGCAGACTgtactgtgccccagaagcagctggcagcaggcctggctcctaggtgtgtATGGGAGGGAGAGTGCACAGAGTTCcatacactgcccctgccctgagcaatggctctgcactcccagtgGCTGGGAAACTGATGCTGTCTGCTTCtgaggtgcagcatggtctgcggtggcaagagaggcaggaagctgccttagcacccccgctgcacTCTTGGGTGGGAGCTGCTCAAGATTAgcacctcctgtcccagccctgcccccaagctggagccccctcctttGCCCCAAAGCTTCCATCCTCTGCCCCACCTttgagcccacactctagtcaaattatgttgggtagCGGGCATCAAGAATTTCCTTCaattgggtcatgagaaaaaaagtttgaaaaccgctgaaCTAGAGCTTCAAGGCGCTACAGTAATAAAACTAATAAGCTGGGATGTCACCGACATGGAGAGACTGGGGATTTGGGTAGAGAATAAGTAGCAACTAGTACTCCTGATGCCATCACATAGACTCCCACAGGTACTTATAAAGTGGAAACCAACTCCTGTGAGGAAACACCCATGAGAAATCTAATTGGGAGGCCAGAAAAGTCAATCTCAACCCCATAGAGCAAAATGGAAGCAGTGGTAAATGACAGAAAGGAATGGAAGAGGCCAGTTTCTGCCCTATACTCCAACATTTGTACAGGa contains:
- the NIBAN1 gene encoding protein Niban 1 codes for the protein MGASASSLLDESKCSYIRGKTEAVIKNFSPHYQRQYAVAFCEHVQNELEQHRDFQSQFLKTKPPMESGMILYEAELLHFAEDLKKWKERYIVIKNDFAMEIFESKEAYQKGVNPKYRILPTGGKVLTSEEDYNLLSDKHFPDPVASNEKENTQAFIPLPKEFPVYLWQPYLRHSYYCFEDPQAQKEFSAVLNDCVRHLNHDFLKQTTSEARTFLEAVQFFRQEKGHYGSWDMITGNEIQILSNLVMEELLPNLQTMILPKMKGKRNDRKRTWFAIVEETYNLVQEQVSEGLNTLKEECKALTKNLEGTIRSDMDQILSSKNYLAGKIKATVSEPAEKCCMENIQPFLPSVLEELMGPVSSGFSEVRLLFEKEVNEISQNFQKTNDATKLKEHLDQLMNLPFNSVKMEPCYVKVNLLQEQLQDLKTRFKFYHIDFVIQKTQNFMQELMENAVYTFEQLLSLSSQGDIVKMPAAIEKVKLRVLKQYDYDSSTIRKKIFQEALVQITLPTMQKTLASACKPELQKYEQYVFADYTRVVQVENVYEAILFQTLLDETLKVIKEAAILKKHNLFEDNANLPCESVSSLTDLKTPSGSAHASPAKTLSITLTETSNTEIQSNELLVVSEKITQETCHDARKPSDNEEVVSVNVSSSLTLSSKKVIITDIPDKLESCPFTLKEEKPAEMKTSQNESVVETGFRENTSNGSKIQEEAVEEKTTSQNENVVESEFGGNTEKENKVQEEERHLTAPDTVNEIRSLLTVTVELPAVAPSENKKEVVNECEILKWQEHREESDESSRTNAETGQKDQVMNKEVEHSELRMEQPSPSSFGTDDTNVMIISEGGNHVTQAECLEIPEKGDVPQEAKAEMETNQSVWYTVLESCEAINDESQPEVPTESIVGERRSDLEEAGDGHIHAVPVETDAESFLGCSPESPDATEVPILSTENVRIETTDDFQVSLVLEEDKLSPAEVTVDIKSESFTVTASEECQPAGASSQSAKITSSVGSETITPENSEESCTVQPSEE